The following proteins come from a genomic window of Bactrocera dorsalis isolate Fly_Bdor chromosome 6, ASM2337382v1, whole genome shotgun sequence:
- the LOC105230782 gene encoding uncharacterized protein LOC105230782 isoform X3: MICDGYRGRLYQLRQKELPRLWLAVFTFFILRDSMVNSELASDMENYQFVNNGRLDYMMRHMVPRDYNDRVNSKSLTNLKWQHFSKNSFSYSNEDEILSNTIIQTLALILEKPVILLSPKNVTLHDETKPVIQTICLMANVISSSAIQRHKLSLYANHILQEGGVKLLNRESLFEHHSHTLHDSDVKSTQIVPPTSTQSIVNVCGSCQMREQVKLKSLESIKNLILIRLQLQRLPNITKPVAVPHNIIDKFYKNFHGTVRDNFVGNSMNSEARNADLNGLGQQKNSNPILPQYTNRMHRTHDLYGQRRIFDNQNTQGQYQTIHRSRSKPSLHPSVIHSHDNYEKLFEPTENMQNDEYVQNDDLQPQYDDQQMLSKNNRRERMNYQQEQLFPPIESDIYDGLPNENYGTYDPIRDVDDESFSRVNSIYVFPSASTHRSIYQTTSSPKTKHIFRLPRE, encoded by the coding sequence ATGATTTGTGATGGCTACAGAGGTCGGCTGTATCAATTACGGCAGAAGGAATTGCCACGTCTGTGGCTCGcggtttttactttttttatattaagggATAGTATGGTTAACTCTGAGTTAGCAAGTGATATGGAGAATTACCAGTTTGTTAATAATGGCCGCTTGGATTATATGATGCGCCATATGGTACCACGTGACTATAATGACAGAGTGAACTCGAAATCCTTGACAAATTTGAAATggcaacatttttctaaaaacagcTTTTCGTATAGCAACGAAGATGAAATACTTAGCAACACAATTATTCAGACACTAGCTTTGATATTAGAAAAACCAGTTATTTTACTAAGTCCAAAAAATGTGACACTTCATGATGAAACAAAACCAGTGATTCAGACAATTTGTCTGATGGCTAATGTTATTTCATCATCTGCAATACAAAGACATAAACTATCACTATACGCTAATCATATTCTGCAAGAAGGAGGTGTAAAACTATTAAATCGTGAAAGTTTATTTGAACACCACAGCCATACTTTGCACGACTCTGATGTTAAATCAACTCAAATTGTACCACCAACAAGTACACAATCCATTGTTAATGTTTGCGGATCATGTCAAATGCGAGAACAAGTGAAGCTCAAAAGCTTAGaatcaataaaaaatcttaTTCTCATACGCTTACAATTACAACGCTTGCCAAATATAACCAAACCCGTTGCTGTACCTCATAACATTATTGACAAATTCTATAAAAACTTTCATGGTACAGTGAGAGACAACTTCGTCGGCAACAGTATGAACTCTGAGGCGCGAAATGCAGATTTAAATGGACTAGGGCAACAGAAAAACAGTAACCCAATCTTACCACAATACACAAACAGGATGCATAGAACTCATGACCTGTATGGGCAACGGCGTATCTTTGATAATCAAAATACACAAGGGCAATATCAGACAATCCACAGATCACGCAGTAAACCTTCGCTTCATCCTTCTGTTATTCACTCTCACGACAATTACGAAAAACTATTTGAACCAactgaaaatatgcaaaacgaTGAATATGTACAGAATGACGACCTCCAACCGCAATACGATGATCAACAAATGCTTAGTAAAAACAATCGAAGAGAACGAATGAATTACCAGCAAGAACAATTGTTTCCTCCAATTGAAAGTGATATTTATGATGGCTTACCCAATGAAAATTATGGTACATATGACCCCATAAG